The DNA sequence AAAGAAGGTAAATCAATACTTGAAAAAAATCTGAGGAATGGAAACGAAGATTCCTTCTTTAAAATTTTCGTTAAAACATTTGTAGAGTCAGATTTAAAAAGCATGACAGAAGTCTCGGATGGAAATATTTGTACTCCACTATATTCTTATAGTGATGACCAAAGAAAGACTATTTTGCAAGAATTGAAGGATAAGGAGAATATCCATAAATTTGAAGAAAAATTGTTATCCAGTTATATCTATATACCTCCTTTTAAGGATAAGTTGAATGAGGCTATTCCGGTATTATTAGGGGAGATGGCCTTAAAGGAAATAGATGTTAGCAATAAGCGAGGGCAGGTTGCAATAAATGAGCTTTTTACGCTTATTGATCAAAAAAGTGAATATATTGTAAAGAGCGAAGAGGATTATAAAAAAAAGGAAATCTTAAAAGGAGACCTCAGAGAAATATTCAAACTCTCTTCAACTATTGATGCATTCGATAACCTTCTTGAATCAACATCATATAATTTCTTTTTGAAGAAACAGGTGAAGAAAGAACAGCTTAAAATTATGCATTTGTATTCTACTGAAAAGAATATCGCAAAGCAAGAATTGGAAGATCTCGTTGCATTCACAGGGACAGAGGATGAAATTATTAATAACGCTATTCTAAAATGCAATAACAATAAAAAGTTTAATAGTTTAAATGAAACTTCCAAGAAGGCAATTATTATTGAAGTCTTATCAGAAATGAGTGAAATAATATGATAATTGAGAAACTGATTATTCTAGATTATGAAAGCGAAGTGGCAAATGAATTTCACTTTTCAAAAAATACAAATGTAATTACGAGTGACGGCACAACAATCGGTAAGTCAAGTTTAATAAAATCATTATATTATGCATTGGGGTATGATATTAAACAGTTTCCAAATGGGTGGAACTACAAAACTATGCGATTTCGATTGGATGTTATTATAAATGGCTCTTCATATTATATTATAAGAAATAATTCGTTATTTTATGTTACAGATTCTGAAGAGGCATTAGATCTTAAAGAGTTTTCAGAATGGCTTCAAGGAAAACTTTCAATTGAAATGAAATTAAAATTAAAATCATCGAGCACTAAGGAACTTTCCTCTGCATATTCAACAGAAATACTAACACCATTTTATTTGGACCAAGATAAATCATGGAATGGTTATATTATTAAAAACTCTTCTGACTCGTTAGGAAGATATTCTAATATACCCGGGGATATTTTGGAATATACTCTGGGTATTTCAAATCGGGCCATTTTGGAAAAAGAGAATGAAAAGACCAAAAATCAAAAACAGATAAATCAATATTCATCAAAAATAGATGTTCTAAACAGTCTCCAAACAGAATATTCAGACAAAGTCGAAATGATAGATACCTCTCCTTATGAATTTGATAAATTAAAGGAAACATTTGATATAACTCTAAATCAGCTTAGTAGGATTTCAAATGAAATATCTTCAAAGAAGAAAAAGATATTTGCTAAAAAAGCCGAACAAGATATAAATAACCAAGATAATATTGAATTAGAAAAAATCAAGGCTGTAAATAAGAAAAACTATAAAGATGTAGAGTTCGAATGTATCCATTGTCATTCGCATTTAACCTTGGAACAGTCCTTAACAAGACTTAAACTAAATAATAATGTATTAGAAATACAAAACATGCTTGATATGAATAAAAAACAAAGTGAAGTTTTACAACAAGAAATTGAAGTATTACAAGATGAAATTTTAGATCTTGATAGCAAGTATAGAATGATTACTAGGAAAAAGAAAGAAATTCAAGAAATATTGACTCTCCAAGAATTTATTGATTTAGAATCAAAGAGACTGGCGAATGAGGAATTTTTAAAAACTATAGACAAATTATCTGATGAAAAAGAAAAGTTAGTAGACTATGGCAAAGAATTAGCAAAGAAAATTAATGCACTAAAAAAAGATCAAAAAAACAGAAAGTCAGAAATTGAAAAGCGATTTTACGAAATAATAAACGATATTAATTTGCGTATTGGAAGTACCATATTAAGCGAAGTTGAATTTTTTAATTATAGAGAAGTTAAGGGGAGTGGAATGGACAACAATAAAACATTGCTGGCACTATACTTAACTTATATGAGATTAATTGCTGAATTTGGGATTTACACTATTCCATTTGGGATTGATTCATTTGTTAAGAATGAAGTCGATAAGAAGACGATAAAAACCACATTTAAAGAAGTAGAAAAATACTTCTTAACTATCCCAAGTCAAACTTTTTTTGTGACAATTTCTGAAAATCTACAGTATCTTTCAAAGTTAGATAACTATAATGTAATAAAATTGACAAAGCCTATACTACATAAAAACAAATACAATTATTTATTATCTCAAGTTAGGACGATTGATTAGTGATTTGTATCTTAAAAAGAAGTATCTCTAAAGAAGTCAGAGATACTTCTTTTTATCTTACTTTATCTATTAAAAAAATATATGCAGGAAGGACTAAAGTGAATAATTTATCTCAGTATTGGAGGGAAAAAGAGAAAAAAAGCCAGTCTAGGTTGGATGGCTAAGAAAATTTATTAAATTGAAAGGGACAATAAATCTCTTTCAAAGTTAGTGTAGTTCGTCCATTCTAGTATTTCAATTATTTCGTAGGCTTTATTTTCCCCATTACTATATCCAAGTAAGGCTTGGCATCTACTATCGGAGTCATTGAGTAAGGTATTAAAACATGTTTTAGTAGGTGTATTAAATTGTTTATCTTCATAGTGTATTGATTGGTTTCTGCCTTCCCAAATTATGTCTAAAATATTGACACCAAATTTTACTGGGATGGTCTTATCCGAAACTATTAGTGCATTCGAACAATCACTTTTTTTCTTACCATACCTTGATGAAATACCTTGTTTTCCTATTTGTAGGATGGCTTGGGCAAGGGATTGTTTTGGGCTGTTTTTTATGAGCAAAGCGTTATTATAATATGCTTGGATTACTTGAACCTGATTTTGGTAGTCTCCTGCTGTTTTAGCATGTTCTACAGCTCTTATGACATAGTCAAATGCTTCCTCTGGTTGACCTTCAGCCCTTAACATATTAGAAAAGTCATTATACATTTTTGAGTTTTGCTGGTAGTACGGAATCATGGCCGACGTGTGGGTTAATTGTGCCAAATCATTATCAACCTTGTTTAGAAGGGCAATTAGCTCTTGAGTAACATATTTTGTTTGGTCTAGATAATCCCTAATAGGTATATTCAAAAATATCCTCTTCCTTTTCTAAAAACATAATGGTAATAACATCCATAAATTATACTATTTTAAATTTCTTTAATAAAGAGTTGTTATAAACGTATCTTACTTTAGAAAAAAAATTATGGAACTAGGTGCCTGCCCCCACATTCTGTGCAGGATTAAAGTGCTGGTAGGAGGTCGCTTATAATATTTCCTTAACGCTGAAAATAGGTACCAGACCCCATAAAAATAGGTGACTGACCCCGCATTGGCTAATGCATTAAAGTGTACGGGGCCAGGCACTTTCTTTTTCGCCCGGACCTTCTTCCAGCTCACCTTCTTTCATAAAAATTTATAAAATTGAAAAAACATATTGCGTACATTTAATTTTGATGATAATATTCAGCACAGGTAATCAAAATTAATAGCAAGCTTTCAACTCTTATCGAGAGCAGGCGGAGGGATTTGGCCCGATGAAGCCCAGCAACCGACCGTAATTCCGTTGTGAAACGGGGCGCAGCAAGA is a window from the Bacillus infantis NRRL B-14911 genome containing:
- a CDS encoding coiled-coil domain-containing protein, whose protein sequence is MSDFENGGAVAIKGFNFQKAAITFIAIKNFDKPNFHILVEAKDDFEVKYDGYEAYIQVKSQKLSLKKILNSKEGKSILEKNLRNGNEDSFFKIFVKTFVESDLKSMTEVSDGNICTPLYSYSDDQRKTILQELKDKENIHKFEEKLLSSYIYIPPFKDKLNEAIPVLLGEMALKEIDVSNKRGQVAINELFTLIDQKSEYIVKSEEDYKKKEILKGDLREIFKLSSTIDAFDNLLESTSYNFFLKKQVKKEQLKIMHLYSTEKNIAKQELEDLVAFTGTEDEIINNAILKCNNNKKFNSLNETSKKAIIIEVLSEMSEII
- a CDS encoding coiled-coil domain-containing protein; this encodes MIIEKLIILDYESEVANEFHFSKNTNVITSDGTTIGKSSLIKSLYYALGYDIKQFPNGWNYKTMRFRLDVIINGSSYYIIRNNSLFYVTDSEEALDLKEFSEWLQGKLSIEMKLKLKSSSTKELSSAYSTEILTPFYLDQDKSWNGYIIKNSSDSLGRYSNIPGDILEYTLGISNRAILEKENEKTKNQKQINQYSSKIDVLNSLQTEYSDKVEMIDTSPYEFDKLKETFDITLNQLSRISNEISSKKKKIFAKKAEQDINNQDNIELEKIKAVNKKNYKDVEFECIHCHSHLTLEQSLTRLKLNNNVLEIQNMLDMNKKQSEVLQQEIEVLQDEILDLDSKYRMITRKKKEIQEILTLQEFIDLESKRLANEEFLKTIDKLSDEKEKLVDYGKELAKKINALKKDQKNRKSEIEKRFYEIINDINLRIGSTILSEVEFFNYREVKGSGMDNNKTLLALYLTYMRLIAEFGIYTIPFGIDSFVKNEVDKKTIKTTFKEVEKYFLTIPSQTFFVTISENLQYLSKLDNYNVIKLTKPILHKNKYNYLLSQVRTID